The following nucleotide sequence is from Actinomycetota bacterium.
CAGTACCAGGTCCAGGTACTCGGTGCCCCAGTCGTCGTCGGTTGCCGGCACCGCGGAGGGCCAGAGCTTTTGCACGGCCTCGTCGCCCCGGATCTCCACGCCCTTGGCCGTCAGTGCCCCGAGCGCCACCGGCAGCCAGCTTCCGGCCAGGTCGGCGTGGACCACCAGCTTCTCGGCGGCGTTGCAGACGCTGGGCTTGGAGGTCTTGGCGTTGACGATGATGTTCGTGGCCATCTCGGGGTCGGCCGCCCTGTCGACGTAGACGTGGCAGTTTCCGTCGCCGTCGATGATGTAGGGCACGGTGGCGTTCTCCTCGATCGAGGCGATCAACGCCGGTCCGCCCCGGGGGATGAGCAGGTCGACCAGGCCCTTGAGCTGCATGAGCTCTACCGCCGATTCCCGGGAGGTGTCCTCCACCAGCTGGATGGCGTTCTCCGGCAGACCGGCGGCGGTTGCCGCTTCCACGAGGATCCCGGTGATGCAGACGTTGGTCCGAAGCGCCGACGAGGAGCCGCGGAGCAGGACCGCGTTGCCGGACATTATGCAGAGCCCGGCGACGTCGGCGGTCACGTTCGGGCGGGCTTCGTAGATGACCGACACCACACCGATCGGGCGGCGGATCTTCTGGATCTTCAGCCCGTTGGGCCGGGTCCACTCCTCGACGACCTCCCCGACCGGGTCGGGCTGCTCGGTGATTGTCCTCAGTCCCCCGCTCATGTCGGCGAGACGGCTCGGGGTGAGCGTCAGCCTGTCGACCAGCGCCTTGGTCATCGTCCCCCTGGCGGCTTCCACGTCCTCGGCGTTGACCGCGACCAGGCGCTCCAGGTTGGCGTCGAGGGCGTCGGCCATCTCCAGCAGGGCCGTCCGCCGGACGGCGCCGGGGGTCTGGGCCAGGATCGCCGAGGCCGCCCGGGCGCGCTCCCCCAGGCTGCGCACCGACGTCACGTTAAC
It contains:
- a CDS encoding glutamate-5-semialdehyde dehydrogenase; the encoded protein is MSDSAIVNVTSVRSLGERARAASAILAQTPGAVRRTALLEMADALDANLERLVAVNAEDVEAARGTMTKALVDRLTLTPSRLADMSGGLRTITEQPDPVGEVVEEWTRPNGLKIQKIRRPIGVVSVIYEARPNVTADVAGLCIMSGNAVLLRGSSSALRTNVCITGILVEAATAAGLPENAIQLVEDTSRESAVELMQLKGLVDLLIPRGGPALIASIEENATVPYIIDGDGNCHVYVDRAADPEMATNIIVNAKTSKPSVCNAAEKLVVHADLAGSWLPVALGALTAKGVEIRGDEAVQKLWPSAVPATDDDWGTEYLDLVLAVKVVAGIDEAIDHVNRWGTSNAEAIVTEDVAAAQMFTKRVDSGTVFVNASTRFSDGGQFGYGAEIGISTQKLHARGPLGLRELTSSGYVVWGTGQVRT